The proteins below are encoded in one region of Planifilum fimeticola:
- the ilvB gene encoding biosynthetic-type acetolactate synthase large subunit, producing MPHPAIATEDRQEKGTEQRELTGSEILLRCLIREGVDTIFGYPGGAVLPIYDSLYHEEIRHVLARHEQGAIHMAEGYARVTGKPGVVIATSGPGATNLVTGIANAQMDSIPLVCITGNVPQNLIGTDAFQEADITGITMPITKHNYFVTDVRDLARVVREAFVIASTGRPGPVLIDIPKDVSNAKTSLEFPDKVFIRGYQPTTDPHPLQVQKLHAAISEAERPVILAGGGVVTSGADQELKAFAEQAQIPVATTLMGIGGFSGQHPLWMGMPGMHGTYAANHALLECDLLIGIGARFDDRVTMGRLDKFAKGAKIAHIDIDPAEIGKNVDAYIPIVGDVKKVLQAALDGLPRSRSADWLRRIEEWKRQYPVTFRPSEKTLKPQWVIRHLYETTGGDAIVTTDVGQHQMWVAQYFRFARPRSFITSGGLGTMGFGFPAALGAQIANPDRVVICVTGDGGFQMTAQELAIAALENIPVKVAVINNRCLGMVRQWQEVFYQERYSEVDLSGSPDFVKLAEAYGVKGLRARTEEEAKRAWQEALAHPGPVVVDFEIDPAENVYPMVAPGSGLDEMIMGDEEA from the coding sequence GTGCCTCACCCGGCGATCGCGACGGAGGATCGACAGGAGAAAGGGACGGAACAGAGGGAGCTGACCGGATCGGAGATCCTGCTCCGCTGCCTCATCAGGGAAGGGGTGGACACTATTTTCGGGTATCCCGGCGGAGCGGTGTTGCCGATCTACGATTCCCTGTATCACGAAGAAATCCGCCATGTATTGGCCCGTCATGAGCAGGGGGCGATCCACATGGCCGAGGGATATGCCCGGGTCACGGGGAAACCCGGTGTCGTGATCGCCACCTCCGGGCCGGGAGCGACCAACCTGGTGACCGGAATCGCCAATGCGCAGATGGATTCCATTCCCCTCGTCTGCATCACGGGCAATGTTCCGCAAAACCTGATCGGCACCGATGCGTTTCAGGAGGCGGACATCACCGGGATCACCATGCCGATCACGAAGCACAACTATTTCGTGACCGATGTGAGGGATCTGGCCCGGGTGGTGAGGGAGGCCTTCGTCATCGCGTCCACGGGCCGCCCGGGGCCGGTGCTGATCGACATTCCCAAGGACGTGTCCAACGCGAAGACTTCCCTGGAGTTTCCCGACAAGGTTTTCATCCGGGGATATCAGCCGACCACCGATCCCCATCCCCTCCAGGTTCAGAAGCTGCACGCGGCCATTTCCGAAGCGGAGAGGCCGGTCATCCTCGCCGGGGGCGGCGTGGTCACGTCGGGGGCCGATCAGGAGCTGAAAGCCTTCGCCGAGCAGGCGCAGATCCCCGTGGCCACGACCCTGATGGGCATCGGCGGTTTTTCCGGCCAGCATCCGCTTTGGATGGGCATGCCGGGGATGCACGGGACGTATGCCGCCAACCACGCCCTGCTGGAATGCGATCTGTTGATCGGCATCGGCGCCCGTTTCGATGATCGGGTGACCATGGGTCGCCTCGACAAGTTCGCGAAGGGGGCGAAGATTGCCCACATCGACATCGATCCGGCGGAGATCGGCAAAAACGTGGACGCCTATATCCCCATCGTCGGCGATGTGAAAAAGGTGCTCCAGGCGGCATTGGATGGTCTCCCCCGGAGCCGTTCCGCGGATTGGCTCAGAAGGATCGAAGAGTGGAAACGGCAATATCCCGTCACCTTCCGCCCGTCGGAGAAAACCTTGAAACCCCAGTGGGTGATCCGCCATCTTTACGAAACCACCGGCGGCGATGCCATCGTCACCACGGATGTAGGTCAGCACCAGATGTGGGTGGCCCAATATTTCCGCTTCGCAAGGCCCCGTTCCTTCATCACCTCCGGCGGCCTCGGAACGATGGGATTCGGCTTTCCGGCGGCTTTGGGGGCGCAGATCGCGAATCCCGACCGGGTGGTGATCTGCGTGACCGGGGACGGGGGATTTCAAATGACCGCCCAGGAACTGGCGATCGCCGCCCTGGAAAATATTCCTGTCAAGGTGGCCGTCATCAACAACCGGTGCCTCGGCATGGTGCGGCAGTGGCAGGAGGTGTTCTACCAGGAGCGGTACAGCGAAGTCGATCTCTCCGGCAGCCCCGACTTCGTCAAGCTGGCTGAGGCCTACGGGGTGAAGGGGCTCCGGGCGCGGACGGAGGAAGAGGCGAAACGGGCGTGGCAGGAGGCACTCGCCCATCCCGGACCCGTCGTAGTCGATTTTGAGATCGATCCCGCGGAAAACGTCTATCCGATGGTGGCGCCGGGATCGGGACTGGATGAGATGATCATGGGGGATGAAGAGGCATGA
- the ilvN gene encoding acetolactate synthase small subunit — MRHILSVLVNDQPRVLARVANLLGRRNFNIESISVGESEEPGLSRMVIVTHGDERTMEQVSKQLHKLVDVIKVQDLSSHPVVARELMLVKVGANPSTRTEIAGIVEPFRASVVDVGSNTIMVQVTGDREKLDALLDLLRPYGIKEIARTGVTALPRGPIKVPS; from the coding sequence ATGAGGCACATTCTGTCCGTACTGGTCAACGATCAACCGCGCGTTCTCGCCCGGGTGGCCAATCTCCTCGGACGCCGCAATTTCAACATCGAGAGCATCAGCGTCGGAGAGTCCGAGGAGCCCGGCTTGTCCCGGATGGTGATCGTCACCCACGGGGATGAGCGGACGATGGAGCAGGTGTCCAAACAATTGCACAAGCTGGTCGACGTGATCAAGGTGCAGGACCTGAGCTCCCACCCGGTGGTGGCCCGGGAACTGATGCTGGTGAAGGTAGGTGCGAATCCCTCGACGCGGACAGAGATCGCGGGCATTGTTGAACCCTTCCGGGCGTCGGTGGTGGACGTGGGGAGCAACACCATCATGGTGCAGGTCACCGGAGACCGGGAGAAGCTGGACGCCCTGCTGGATCTGCTTCGCCCCTACGGGATCAAGGAGATCGCCCGGACCGGGGTGACGGCCCTGCCCCGGGGGCCGATCAAAGTCCCCTCGTGA
- the ilvC gene encoding ketol-acid reductoisomerase: MAKMYYEKDADLKALEGKTVAVIGYGSQGHAQALNLRDSGVDVVVGLRPGKSWEQAERDGFAVYPVDEAVKRADVVQILLPDEVQTKVYKEQIAPHLKPGSALFFSHGFNIHFGQIVPDQSVDVVLIAPKGPGHLVRRVYTEGFGVPALIAVHQDATGEAMRIGLAYAKGIGATRAGVIETTFKEETETDLFGEQAVLCGGVTQLIKAGFETLTEAGYQPEIAYFECLHELKLIVDLMYEGGLSGMRYSVSDTAEYGDYVSGKRVIDEGVRERMKQLLKEVQDGSFAKRWIGENERGRQEFNRMREEEKNHPIEQVGSKLREMMVWVDGKKKETVKS; this comes from the coding sequence ATGGCGAAAATGTATTACGAGAAGGATGCCGATCTGAAAGCGCTGGAGGGAAAAACGGTTGCCGTGATCGGATACGGGAGCCAGGGACACGCCCAGGCGTTGAACCTGAGGGACAGCGGAGTCGACGTGGTGGTCGGCCTTCGCCCGGGAAAATCCTGGGAGCAGGCGGAAAGGGACGGCTTCGCGGTTTACCCGGTCGATGAAGCGGTGAAGCGGGCCGATGTGGTGCAGATTCTCCTCCCGGACGAAGTGCAGACCAAGGTGTACAAAGAGCAGATCGCGCCCCATCTGAAACCCGGTTCCGCCCTGTTTTTCTCCCACGGCTTTAACATCCATTTCGGTCAGATCGTCCCCGACCAATCCGTCGACGTGGTGCTGATCGCCCCCAAGGGGCCGGGCCATCTGGTGCGGCGGGTTTATACCGAAGGCTTCGGCGTCCCGGCGCTGATCGCCGTCCATCAGGACGCCACCGGAGAGGCGATGCGGATCGGATTGGCCTACGCCAAGGGAATCGGAGCCACCCGGGCAGGGGTCATCGAGACGACCTTCAAGGAAGAGACGGAGACGGACCTGTTCGGTGAACAGGCGGTGCTGTGCGGCGGTGTGACCCAATTGATCAAGGCGGGCTTCGAAACCCTCACCGAAGCGGGTTACCAGCCGGAGATCGCCTATTTCGAATGTCTCCACGAATTGAAGCTGATCGTCGATCTGATGTATGAGGGCGGTCTGTCCGGCATGCGCTACTCCGTCAGCGACACCGCGGAATATGGCGATTACGTGAGCGGCAAACGGGTGATCGACGAAGGAGTCCGGGAGCGGATGAAACAGTTGCTCAAGGAGGTCCAGGACGGTTCCTTCGCCAAGCGCTGGATCGGGGAAAACGAGCGGGGACGTCAGGAATTCAACCGGATGAGGGAAGAGGAGAAGAACCATCCCATCGAGCAGGTGGGTTCCAAGTTGCGCGAGATGATGGTTTGGGTCGATGGGAAGAAAAAAGAAACCGTCAAATCATAA
- a CDS encoding 2-isopropylmalate synthase, which yields MRTVEIFDTTLRDGEQSPGVNLSTSEKVEIALQLEKLGVNSIEAGFAASSPGDFQSVRAVAKEVKQATVVSLSRSVEKDIDAAWEALKEAESPCVHVFLATSPIHRKHKLRMSKEEVLENLDQAIRYAKRFFPKVEFSAEDAGRTEIDYLCQVAERAIKAGADVLNFPDTVGYLTPEEYADIFIQLRRRVPGIEKVHLSAHCHNDLGMAVANTLAAIQAGVDQVEGTINGIGERAGNAAIEEVAMALKTRESYYQAATTLNHREIARTSRLVSKLTGMFVPGNKAIVGANAFAHESGIHQDGILKHQSTYEIIRPETVGFEKSRLVLGKHSGRHAFRDHLSALGYRLTDEQVNQLFARFKEMADRKKEITDQDLIALVEEKWGEPKAEAYALEWVQLSYGNQSVPTASIRLRHAETGELLEEAACGNGSLDAIFKAIDRITEEEVELVDCKIVSVTRGKDALGEVYVQLNQNGLTVQGRGVSTDILEAGARAYIDGINRLIQRRGEKPSAEKEKMGVSLG from the coding sequence ATGCGGACCGTAGAGATCTTTGATACCACGCTTCGGGACGGAGAGCAGTCGCCGGGAGTCAATCTGAGCACGTCGGAAAAGGTGGAGATCGCTCTCCAGCTGGAGAAGCTGGGGGTGAATTCCATCGAAGCCGGCTTTGCCGCCTCTTCGCCGGGAGATTTCCAATCGGTCCGGGCGGTGGCGAAGGAAGTGAAGCAGGCGACGGTGGTCAGCTTGTCCCGGTCCGTGGAAAAGGACATCGATGCGGCCTGGGAGGCGCTGAAGGAAGCGGAATCCCCGTGCGTCCACGTCTTTTTGGCCACTTCTCCGATCCATCGAAAACACAAGCTCCGCATGAGCAAGGAAGAGGTCCTGGAGAATCTCGATCAGGCCATCCGGTACGCCAAGCGGTTTTTCCCCAAGGTGGAGTTTTCCGCCGAGGACGCGGGGCGGACGGAGATCGATTACCTCTGCCAGGTGGCGGAGCGGGCCATCAAGGCCGGGGCGGATGTGCTGAACTTCCCTGACACGGTGGGTTATCTTACTCCGGAGGAGTACGCCGACATCTTCATCCAACTGCGCCGGCGGGTTCCCGGCATTGAAAAGGTCCACCTCAGCGCCCACTGTCACAACGATCTCGGCATGGCCGTGGCCAACACCCTCGCCGCCATCCAGGCGGGGGTGGATCAGGTGGAGGGAACGATCAACGGGATCGGCGAAAGGGCCGGAAACGCCGCCATTGAAGAAGTGGCCATGGCGCTGAAGACCCGGGAGTCCTACTATCAGGCCGCCACCACCCTCAACCATCGGGAGATCGCCCGTACCAGCCGCCTGGTGAGCAAGCTGACCGGGATGTTCGTCCCCGGGAACAAGGCGATCGTCGGGGCAAACGCCTTCGCCCACGAATCGGGAATTCACCAGGACGGCATCCTCAAGCATCAGTCCACCTACGAGATCATCCGGCCGGAGACGGTCGGCTTTGAGAAAAGCCGGCTGGTGCTGGGTAAACATTCGGGACGACACGCCTTCCGGGATCATCTGAGCGCTTTGGGTTACCGTCTCACCGACGAGCAGGTCAACCAGCTGTTCGCCCGCTTCAAGGAGATGGCGGACCGCAAGAAGGAGATCACGGATCAGGACCTGATCGCCCTCGTGGAGGAGAAGTGGGGGGAACCGAAGGCGGAAGCGTATGCGCTGGAGTGGGTGCAGCTCTCCTACGGAAATCAGTCGGTTCCCACCGCATCGATCCGGCTGCGTCATGCGGAGACGGGGGAGCTCCTGGAAGAGGCGGCCTGCGGCAACGGTTCCCTTGACGCAATTTTCAAGGCGATCGATCGCATCACCGAAGAAGAGGTGGAATTGGTCGATTGCAAGATCGTGTCCGTCACGCGCGGCAAGGATGCCCTCGGGGAGGTGTATGTGCAGCTCAATCAGAACGGGCTCACCGTTCAGGGGCGGGGAGTGAGCACGGATATCCTCGAGGCGGGCGCGCGGGCCTATATCGACGGAATCAACCGGCTGATCCAGCGTCGTGGAGAGAAGCCTTCCGCAGAGAAGGAGAAGATGGGAGTTTCGTTGGGATAG
- the leuB gene encoding 3-isopropylmalate dehydrogenase: MAKKIAVLPGDGIGPEIVDEGVKVLRAVAESFGYRFAFRFGMVGGGAIDRVGTPLPQETLDLCRDSDAVLLGAVGGPRWDDNPPELRPEKALLSLRKELGLFANLRPAMLFEGMEQSSTLRPEVLKGVDLIVVRELTGGIYFGEKSRERLEEGERATDTLVYHEWEIERIVRRAFDIARGRRKRVTSVDKANVLESSRLWRSVVNRVAEDYPDVELEHMLVDNCAMQVVRKPSHFDVIVTENMFGDILSDETAILTGSIGMLPSASLGDGSFGLYEPVHGSAPDIAGQGVANPVATILSVAMMLRHSFGYEEAARAVEQAVRSVLAAGYRTADLAPSGDLAIGTEEFGDRVAEAVRRHVPSSSTTVPLEIVL, translated from the coding sequence ATGGCGAAGAAAATTGCCGTTCTCCCGGGGGACGGGATCGGGCCGGAAATCGTGGATGAAGGTGTCAAAGTCCTCCGGGCGGTGGCGGAGAGCTTCGGTTATCGCTTTGCGTTCCGGTTTGGAATGGTGGGGGGCGGGGCGATCGACCGGGTGGGAACCCCCCTCCCGCAGGAAACCTTGGATTTATGCCGCGATTCGGATGCGGTGCTCCTGGGGGCGGTGGGCGGCCCCCGGTGGGACGACAATCCGCCCGAGTTGCGCCCGGAGAAGGCGCTGCTGAGTCTTCGGAAGGAGCTGGGGCTGTTCGCCAACCTGCGTCCTGCCATGTTGTTTGAGGGCATGGAGCAAAGTTCGACCCTCCGTCCGGAGGTGCTCAAGGGCGTGGATCTGATCGTCGTCCGGGAGCTGACCGGCGGCATCTATTTCGGGGAAAAGAGCCGGGAACGGCTGGAGGAGGGCGAGCGGGCGACGGACACCCTGGTTTATCACGAGTGGGAGATCGAGCGGATCGTCCGGCGCGCCTTTGACATCGCCCGCGGACGGCGGAAGCGGGTCACCTCCGTCGACAAGGCCAACGTTTTGGAGAGTTCCCGCCTGTGGCGTTCCGTCGTCAACCGGGTGGCTGAAGATTACCCCGACGTCGAGCTGGAACACATGCTCGTGGACAATTGCGCGATGCAGGTGGTCCGAAAACCCTCCCACTTTGACGTCATCGTCACCGAGAACATGTTCGGGGACATTCTGAGCGATGAAACGGCCATTTTGACCGGATCGATCGGGATGCTTCCCTCCGCCAGCCTCGGCGACGGTTCCTTCGGCCTGTACGAGCCGGTTCACGGTTCCGCCCCGGATATCGCCGGTCAAGGCGTGGCCAATCCCGTTGCCACCATCCTGTCTGTGGCGATGATGCTTCGTCACTCCTTCGGATACGAAGAGGCCGCGCGGGCCGTCGAACAAGCGGTCCGCTCCGTTCTTGCCGCCGGTTACCGGACGGCGGATTTGGCTCCATCGGGCGATTTGGCCATCGGCACCGAGGAATTCGGTGACCGGGTGGCGGAGGCGGTCCGGCGTCACGTACCGTCTTCCTCGACGACGGTGCCGCTGGAGATTGTGTTGTAA
- a CDS encoding DUF420 domain-containing protein produces the protein MEKTNHQTGNARQRNYTPWVVTLSIAINLIVAVLFFMPKADRFDHWDLTFLPMLNAIFNSFTTVFLLVALYFIRRKNVKMHRRFILAAFTTTALFLVTYLIYHSLAESTSYGGEGVLKAVYYFILITHIVLAAVIVPLALFTLAWGLNMQLEKHRKIARWTMPLWLYVSITGVLVYLMISPYY, from the coding sequence ATGGAAAAGACCAATCATCAGACGGGAAACGCCAGGCAGCGAAACTACACCCCCTGGGTCGTCACCCTGTCGATTGCCATCAACCTGATCGTGGCCGTTCTGTTTTTCATGCCGAAGGCGGATCGCTTCGATCACTGGGACCTCACCTTTCTGCCCATGTTGAACGCGATTTTCAACAGCTTTACCACGGTTTTTCTGCTGGTGGCTTTGTACTTCATCCGCCGGAAAAACGTGAAGATGCACCGCCGGTTCATCCTGGCCGCCTTCACCACGACGGCGCTGTTTTTGGTCACATACCTGATCTACCATTCCCTGGCGGAATCGACGTCTTACGGCGGCGAAGGAGTGCTGAAGGCCGTCTATTATTTCATTTTGATCACCCACATCGTCCTGGCGGCGGTGATTGTTCCCCTGGCCCTCTTCACCCTCGCCTGGGGGCTCAATATGCAGTTGGAGAAACACCGAAAAATCGCACGCTGGACGATGCCCCTGTGGCTATACGTCAGCATCACCGGCGTCCTGGTGTATCTGATGATCTCTCCCTATTACTGA
- a CDS encoding MIP/aquaporin family protein: MNRNLWGQCLSEFVGTFILIFIGCGAVAGWVLNELSLDLWGISFIWGLAVAMAIYITGPVSGTHINPAVTVTMAVFRGFPWKNVIPYIVAQMAGAFAGAAVVYFFYRHAFAQFEAGQNIVRGSADSLVTAKVFSTYPAPYLSNWEAFFVEFAITALLLMVILAVVDERHPLLSALKNLGPLVIGLTIAMIGGSFGSLTGFALNPARDFGPKLFAALAGWDSIALPGPGAYFWVPLIAPVLGGLFGALVYDGVIRPFLQREEEVPAQADQQQRPLDASR; the protein is encoded by the coding sequence GTGAATCGGAACCTGTGGGGACAGTGCCTGTCCGAATTTGTCGGTACGTTTATCCTGATCTTCATCGGGTGCGGTGCGGTGGCCGGTTGGGTGCTGAACGAACTGTCCCTGGATCTGTGGGGGATTTCCTTCATCTGGGGACTGGCCGTCGCCATGGCGATCTACATTACCGGACCGGTGTCGGGGACGCACATCAATCCGGCGGTGACCGTCACCATGGCGGTTTTTCGCGGTTTTCCATGGAAAAACGTGATTCCCTACATCGTCGCCCAGATGGCGGGAGCCTTCGCGGGCGCGGCCGTCGTCTACTTCTTTTACCGGCATGCTTTCGCTCAGTTTGAAGCCGGTCAAAACATTGTCCGGGGTTCGGCGGACAGTTTGGTTACCGCAAAGGTATTTTCCACCTATCCGGCTCCTTACCTGTCCAATTGGGAGGCCTTCTTCGTCGAATTTGCCATCACGGCCCTCCTGCTGATGGTGATCCTGGCCGTGGTCGATGAACGGCACCCGCTGTTGTCGGCGCTGAAAAACCTCGGACCCCTGGTGATCGGGCTGACCATCGCGATGATCGGAGGATCCTTCGGCAGCCTGACGGGATTCGCCCTCAACCCCGCGCGGGATTTCGGGCCCAAACTGTTCGCGGCGTTGGCGGGTTGGGACAGCATTGCCCTGCCCGGCCCGGGAGCTTATTTCTGGGTGCCTTTGATCGCTCCCGTCCTCGGGGGCTTGTTCGGCGCGCTGGTGTATGACGGCGTCATCCGCCCGTTCCTTCAGCGAGAGGAGGAAGTGCCGGCCCAGGCGGATCAACAACAGCGTCCGCTGGACGCGTCCCGGTGA
- the glpK gene encoding glycerol kinase GlpK, producing the protein MYMLAIDQGTTSSRAILFDRQGEVRGVAQKEFRQLYPKPGWVEHDAEEIWEVTRWVVDHLFESTGVRRDQVAGIGITNQRETTVVWDKNTGSPVHHAIVWQSRQTADICEDLKRRGLEKTIRDKTGLVVDAYFSGTKVKWILDHVEGAREKAKRGELLFGTIDTWLLWKLTGGKVHATDFSNASRTLLFNIHTLDWDDELLEMMDVPRAMLPEVRPSSEVYGYTDESAFGGARVPVAGMAGDQQAALFGQACFTPGMAKNTYGTGCFLLMHTGDRAVHSNHGLLTTVAWGIEGRVEYALEGSIFVAGAAIQWLRDGLEILKTARESEDRARRLNSNDGVYLVPAFVGLGAPYWDMEARGAIFGLTRGTTRDHLARAALESLAYQTRDVVAAMEQDAGIRLQQLNVDGGASLNNFLMQFQSDILNVTVKRPVVSETTALGAAYLAGLAVGYWNDRKTIQDNWAVDAEYRPQMAEEEREALYRGWRDAVSRTLSRREVKV; encoded by the coding sequence ATGTACATGTTGGCCATCGACCAGGGGACCACCAGCTCCCGGGCCATTCTGTTCGATCGGCAGGGAGAGGTTCGGGGAGTTGCGCAAAAGGAGTTTCGCCAGCTCTATCCGAAACCGGGCTGGGTGGAACACGATGCGGAGGAGATTTGGGAAGTCACCCGGTGGGTGGTGGACCATCTGTTTGAATCCACCGGCGTTCGCCGGGATCAGGTGGCGGGCATCGGGATCACCAATCAGCGGGAGACGACGGTGGTTTGGGACAAGAACACCGGCAGCCCCGTTCACCACGCCATCGTGTGGCAGAGCCGACAAACCGCCGACATCTGCGAGGATCTGAAGCGACGGGGGCTGGAAAAAACCATCCGTGACAAGACCGGTTTGGTGGTGGACGCGTACTTTTCCGGAACCAAGGTGAAATGGATCCTGGATCACGTGGAAGGGGCCAGGGAAAAGGCGAAGCGGGGGGAATTGCTCTTCGGAACCATCGACACCTGGCTCCTCTGGAAGCTGACCGGAGGCAAGGTTCATGCCACCGATTTCAGCAACGCTTCCCGCACTCTGTTATTTAACATCCACACCCTGGATTGGGATGACGAACTGTTGGAAATGATGGATGTTCCCCGGGCCATGTTGCCGGAGGTGCGCCCGTCGAGTGAAGTGTACGGATATACGGACGAATCCGCCTTCGGCGGGGCGAGGGTGCCCGTCGCCGGGATGGCGGGGGACCAGCAGGCGGCCCTGTTCGGCCAAGCCTGCTTCACGCCGGGGATGGCGAAGAATACCTACGGCACCGGGTGTTTCCTGCTGATGCATACCGGCGACCGGGCGGTTCATTCCAACCACGGCCTTTTGACCACCGTCGCCTGGGGAATTGAGGGACGGGTGGAATACGCCCTGGAAGGCAGCATCTTCGTGGCGGGGGCGGCGATCCAGTGGCTGCGGGACGGGCTGGAAATCCTGAAAACGGCCAGGGAGTCGGAGGATCGCGCGCGCCGGCTGAATTCCAATGACGGGGTTTATCTCGTCCCCGCTTTCGTGGGGCTCGGAGCCCCCTATTGGGACATGGAGGCCCGCGGGGCGATCTTCGGCTTGACCCGCGGCACCACCCGGGATCATCTGGCCCGGGCCGCCCTGGAATCCCTGGCCTATCAGACGCGGGATGTGGTGGCGGCCATGGAGCAGGATGCCGGCATCCGCCTGCAGCAGTTGAACGTGGACGGAGGCGCCTCCCTGAATAATTTTCTGATGCAGTTCCAGTCCGACATTTTGAACGTGACGGTGAAACGTCCGGTGGTGAGCGAAACCACCGCCCTGGGGGCGGCCTATCTCGCCGGATTGGCCGTCGGTTATTGGAACGACCGGAAAACGATCCAGGATAACTGGGCAGTGGATGCGGAATACCGTCCCCAAATGGCGGAAGAGGAGCGGGAAGCCCTCTATCGAGGATGGCGGGATGCCGTGAGCCGGACCCTCTCCCGCAGAGAGGTGAAGGTTTGA
- the galT gene encoding galactose-1-phosphate uridylyltransferase — MELRYNPLLDDWTMVASNRKNRPNLPKTDCPFCPGSGKVPDDYDVYAYDNDFPALMPDPPDPDPVGSSLYRTRKAVGKCEVILYSPSHTATLPELSVDHIEKLVDLWTERFVELGKDPRHQYVLIFENRGRECGVTMFHPHGQIYAYSHMPLKIRTELENCRKHYERKGSCLICDMNREERAFGGRVIAENDHFVAYLPFFTDYPYGVFIVSNRHKTALSDFDRAERRSLADMLQKVTGAMDNLFHKLFPYMMVLHQRPVNGEDVEDYYHFHIEFYPPLREADKIKYYASSEMGAWAACNPHSVEECAEQLREAYHRFMREGRRVFR, encoded by the coding sequence GTGGAACTGCGCTACAATCCCCTTTTGGACGATTGGACGATGGTGGCCTCCAATCGAAAGAACCGGCCCAACCTTCCGAAGACGGATTGTCCTTTTTGTCCGGGTTCGGGCAAGGTTCCGGATGACTACGACGTTTATGCGTACGACAACGATTTTCCGGCGCTGATGCCGGATCCGCCGGATCCCGATCCGGTGGGTTCCTCCCTCTACCGGACCCGCAAGGCGGTGGGCAAATGCGAAGTGATCCTCTATTCACCCAGTCACACGGCCACCCTTCCGGAGCTTTCCGTGGATCACATCGAGAAGCTGGTCGATTTGTGGACGGAACGTTTCGTCGAATTGGGCAAGGATCCGAGGCATCAATACGTGCTCATCTTTGAAAACCGGGGGAGGGAATGCGGGGTGACGATGTTCCATCCCCACGGTCAAATCTACGCCTATTCTCACATGCCCCTGAAGATTCGCACCGAGCTGGAGAATTGCCGCAAACATTACGAGCGGAAAGGATCCTGCCTGATCTGCGACATGAACCGGGAGGAAAGGGCCTTCGGGGGGAGGGTGATCGCCGAAAACGACCATTTTGTCGCCTATCTTCCCTTTTTCACCGATTATCCCTACGGTGTGTTCATCGTCAGCAACAGACACAAAACCGCCCTCAGCGACTTTGACCGGGCGGAGAGGCGCAGCCTGGCGGATATGTTGCAAAAGGTGACCGGGGCGATGGACAACCTGTTTCACAAGCTGTTTCCCTACATGATGGTCCTGCACCAGCGGCCCGTCAACGGGGAGGATGTGGAGGACTACTATCATTTTCACATCGAGTTTTATCCTCCCCTTCGAGAGGCGGACAAAATCAAATATTACGCTTCTTCGGAGATGGGGGCCTGGGCGGCGTGCAATCCCCATTCCGTCGAGGAGTGCGCGGAGCAGTTGCGCGAAGCTTATCACCGCTTTATGCGGGAAGGGAGGCGGGTGTTCCGATGA